One segment of Parvularcula sp. IMCC14364 DNA contains the following:
- a CDS encoding NAD(P)-dependent oxidoreductase: MENGRILVIGARSGIGYEVCRFALSQNFPVTAFSRSAAKIEIEHPQLSIVEGDALNKNDLLSAMQGCNYVVQSLGVPFNMKLLSGPVSLFSKSTEVLIRTMQESGIQRLVSITGFGAGDSRNAINPLQKLPFMAVFGKAYADKSNQEDMIIESHLRWTIARPGVLTNTRMTKKYRVLVSPSEWRNGWISRKDVAHFVLNALSEEKHVGLKPVLVH, translated from the coding sequence ATGGAAAATGGACGAATTCTTGTCATCGGCGCACGTTCCGGAATCGGCTATGAGGTATGTAGATTTGCTTTATCACAAAACTTTCCTGTAACGGCGTTTTCGCGCTCGGCGGCGAAGATTGAAATTGAACATCCTCAACTTTCAATTGTCGAAGGTGATGCACTAAACAAAAATGATTTGTTATCAGCTATGCAAGGTTGTAACTATGTTGTGCAGTCCTTGGGTGTGCCGTTCAATATGAAGCTTCTTAGTGGTCCGGTTTCTTTATTTTCAAAATCCACAGAAGTGCTAATCCGTACAATGCAAGAATCCGGAATTCAACGCTTAGTATCAATCACAGGATTTGGTGCTGGAGACTCAAGGAACGCGATAAACCCTCTTCAAAAACTCCCATTTATGGCAGTTTTCGGAAAGGCTTATGCTGATAAATCAAATCAGGAAGATATGATCATAGAATCCCATTTACGTTGGACTATCGCTCGTCCCGGTGTGCTTACAAACACGAGAATGACCAAAAAATATAGGGTTTTGGTATCGCCTTCCGAATGGCGAAACGGTTGGATTTCCCGGAAGGACGTCGCGCACTTCGTGCTAAATGCGCTATCCGAAGAGAAACACGTAGGTTTGAAACCGGTATTAGTTCATTGA
- a CDS encoding PAS domain-containing protein — protein MAMHNEQLKTLLMPDELSMSVVISDPSLPDNPMIYVSPEFELQTGYSFAEAVGQNCRFLQGSETNPHAIEAIRQGLRAKTTFTIDILNYRKDGKKFLNRLRIRPIFGQDGSLLYFAGAQNPVEEVI, from the coding sequence ATGGCTATGCACAATGAACAGCTCAAAACGCTTCTTATGCCTGATGAGTTGAGTATGAGCGTGGTAATAAGCGATCCTTCGTTGCCCGATAACCCAATGATTTATGTAAGTCCAGAATTTGAGTTGCAAACTGGATACTCCTTTGCGGAAGCTGTTGGGCAAAACTGCCGTTTTCTTCAGGGCAGCGAAACCAACCCCCATGCAATCGAAGCTATTCGACAGGGTTTAAGAGCTAAAACCACATTCACAATTGATATTCTGAATTATCGTAAGGACGGAAAAAAATTCCTAAATAGACTGCGTATCCGTCCAATTTTCGGGCAAGACGGGAGCCTTTTGTACTTTGCTGGTGCTCAAAATCCAGTAGAAGAAGTGATCTGA
- a CDS encoding iron-sulfur cluster assembly scaffold protein produces MLAKVYSNALLEAAGNIPNGARLQSPQASATKVSRVCGSEVSVDMNLEDGKVKEFAVEAKACALGQAAASLVARHVIGASREELREVRDQMLSMLKDNGPPPTAERWQELEKLEPIRGYPARHASTMLVFEAVIACLDQLQAEQQA; encoded by the coding sequence ATGTTAGCAAAAGTGTATTCCAATGCCTTGCTTGAGGCAGCAGGCAATATCCCCAATGGGGCGCGCCTTCAGTCTCCACAGGCAAGCGCCACAAAAGTGTCGCGTGTTTGCGGTTCCGAGGTCTCAGTGGACATGAACCTCGAAGATGGCAAAGTTAAAGAGTTTGCTGTTGAAGCCAAAGCCTGTGCTCTGGGGCAGGCAGCGGCCTCGCTGGTGGCAAGGCATGTCATTGGTGCAAGCCGTGAGGAGTTGAGAGAAGTGCGAGACCAGATGCTTTCCATGCTGAAAGATAACGGGCCGCCGCCAACTGCCGAGCGCTGGCAGGAGTTGGAAAAACTGGAGCCCATACGCGGGTATCCTGCGCGTCATGCTTCCACGATGCTTGTTTTCGAAGCAGTGATTGCCTGCCTTGATCAACTTCAAGCGGAACAGCAAGCGTGA
- a CDS encoding SRPBCC domain-containing protein yields MDQALTQGAPYRMISEDGKNVFVVGEVLEFEPPYRYVHTFKFTTTDDAPCKVTYTLQEVDGGVEFCLITENVPAGTKTEKSMASGGKWITENFKAYMETGKATFGARMMLGMMSLMSSMAPKVTKAENWPLGTYK; encoded by the coding sequence TTGGATCAGGCTCTTACACAAGGAGCGCCCTATCGCATGATTTCCGAAGATGGAAAAAATGTCTTTGTCGTGGGGGAAGTGCTGGAATTTGAACCTCCTTACCGTTATGTGCACACATTCAAATTCACCACCACGGACGATGCCCCTTGCAAAGTCACCTACACTCTTCAGGAAGTGGATGGCGGTGTGGAATTTTGCCTGATTACAGAAAATGTCCCTGCAGGCACGAAGACGGAAAAATCCATGGCATCAGGTGGCAAGTGGATCACAGAAAATTTCAAAGCCTATATGGAAACCGGCAAGGCTACATTTGGTGCGCGCATGATGCTTGGTATGATGTCACTTATGTCAAGCATGGCGCCAAAAGTAACAAAAGCAGAGAACTGGCCTCTTGGCACATATAAATAA
- a CDS encoding nuclear transport factor 2 family protein produces the protein MQKFIQKFLPMAVAAMLFSVSAHAEMTGKHEVVTTYINAYNQKDIEQMSSLMHPDIEWIDIAGSTQTVSVSGKQAMLQGLAAYFATDLESVSVLQGAAVNGPYVSGVEKVLWVDTDNQERQQSATVVYELEDGLIRRVWYFPAVK, from the coding sequence ATGCAAAAATTTATTCAGAAATTTTTACCCATGGCAGTGGCCGCCATGCTGTTTTCAGTTTCTGCACATGCAGAAATGACGGGTAAGCATGAAGTGGTTACCACCTATATAAATGCTTATAACCAGAAGGATATTGAACAAATGTCCTCCCTGATGCACCCCGATATTGAATGGATTGATATAGCCGGGTCTACCCAGACTGTTTCCGTTTCCGGCAAGCAGGCGATGCTACAAGGCCTTGCGGCATATTTCGCAACAGACCTCGAGAGCGTCAGTGTGCTGCAGGGCGCTGCCGTCAACGGCCCATATGTCAGTGGTGTTGAAAAAGTGTTATGGGTAGATACTGACAATCAGGAACGTCAGCAGTCCGCAACTGTTGTATATGAACTGGAAGACGGGCTCATCCGCCGGGTTTGGTATTTCCCGGCGGTCAAATGA
- the yidD gene encoding membrane protein insertion efficiency factor YidD, translated as MSRRKPGLLARGAMLLLSLYQHTFSVVFYAMGTRCRHAPSCSNYSMEAYRRHGFWRGSWLTLARLLRCHPLGSHGFDPVPEELPSYRWQPWRYGDWSWKERV; from the coding sequence GTGAGCAGGCGTAAGCCAGGGCTGCTGGCGCGCGGCGCCATGCTGTTGTTATCACTTTATCAGCATACATTCTCGGTCGTTTTTTATGCGATGGGTACAAGGTGTCGCCATGCACCATCCTGTTCAAACTATTCCATGGAAGCATATCGGCGTCATGGATTCTGGCGGGGGTCATGGTTGACGCTGGCACGGCTGCTGCGTTGTCACCCGTTGGGCAGTCACGGGTTTGATCCTGTACCCGAAGAGTTGCCTTCTTATCGCTGGCAGCCCTGGCGTTATGGGGACTGGTCCTGGAAAGAGCGGGTCTAG
- a CDS encoding FAD-dependent oxidoreductase, which translates to MTTPPADVNYTFNDREIEQLKVFGEVKSHAAGDVLVAEGEQEFDCLVTLSGETHIFVETAEGEKRLGWMEPGQFAGDLSSMTGHASLARIVMGKPGDVLHIPYAAFHRLLVENSHLSDVFVRTFTARRIFARDADHKAVIVIGAPYDRTVFAARDLLHKHTVPHAWLDPDKDELACRIMEARDISADSLPVVIRGASRILSKPSVTDLAEAFGLDLLPDGAVADVIVVGAGPGGLASSVYAASEGLSVLTLDCDGPGGQEGTSSKIENYLGFPTGVSGAELAQRAAIQAQKFGVRMAAPAKASALELLETGEYSLSTEDGRKLKARAVVIASGAQYRRLPVERLEEFEGRGIYYGASPMEAQLCHGAKVAVVGAGNSAGQGAVFLSQTAEEVHVMYRRPDIRETMSEYLVRRLEEMPNIHLHPQTEISALHGSATDQLEDLRMTGVTVKCRDEEKKIDTPFAFLFVGAAPFTQWLPEGVRRDDKGFIKTGTALERLDLVRAGWKIERLPTQYETSRPRIYAVGDVRAGSVKRVASAVGEGSVVVSDIHRAISDVAGSAM; encoded by the coding sequence ATGACCACACCGCCAGCTGACGTGAACTACACGTTCAATGATCGCGAAATCGAACAGTTGAAAGTTTTTGGAGAGGTAAAGTCTCACGCTGCCGGAGATGTGCTGGTCGCCGAGGGGGAGCAGGAATTTGATTGTCTGGTGACCCTGTCAGGCGAAACGCATATTTTTGTGGAAACGGCAGAAGGGGAAAAACGGCTCGGCTGGATGGAGCCGGGACAGTTTGCCGGCGACCTTTCATCCATGACAGGGCATGCGTCTCTGGCGCGTATCGTCATGGGGAAGCCCGGTGATGTCTTGCATATTCCCTATGCAGCTTTTCATCGCCTGCTGGTTGAAAATTCTCACCTTTCAGATGTCTTTGTGCGTACCTTTACGGCACGGCGAATTTTTGCGAGGGACGCAGACCACAAGGCCGTTATTGTCATCGGAGCGCCTTATGACCGGACGGTGTTTGCAGCGCGTGATCTGTTGCACAAGCATACAGTGCCACATGCCTGGCTTGACCCGGATAAAGACGAACTTGCCTGCCGCATCATGGAAGCAAGAGATATTTCAGCAGACAGTCTGCCGGTTGTCATTCGCGGGGCATCGCGCATTCTTTCAAAACCGTCGGTCACTGATCTGGCTGAAGCCTTTGGCCTTGACTTATTGCCTGATGGGGCCGTGGCTGATGTGATTGTGGTGGGTGCCGGGCCAGGGGGGCTTGCCAGTTCCGTCTATGCTGCGTCAGAGGGGCTTTCCGTTCTGACGCTGGATTGTGACGGTCCGGGCGGGCAGGAGGGTACGTCGTCCAAGATCGAGAACTATCTGGGATTCCCAACAGGTGTGTCAGGGGCTGAGTTGGCGCAGCGGGCAGCTATTCAGGCGCAGAAATTTGGTGTCCGCATGGCCGCACCCGCAAAGGCGAGCGCTTTGGAGTTGCTTGAGACAGGGGAGTATAGCCTGTCTACGGAAGATGGCCGCAAGCTCAAGGCAAGAGCCGTCGTGATCGCGTCCGGGGCACAATATCGACGGTTGCCGGTTGAACGGCTCGAAGAGTTTGAAGGGCGCGGAATTTATTATGGCGCTTCTCCCATGGAAGCTCAGCTTTGCCACGGAGCAAAAGTGGCAGTTGTTGGCGCGGGCAATTCTGCGGGGCAGGGGGCCGTCTTTCTGTCTCAGACGGCGGAAGAAGTACATGTGATGTATCGTCGCCCGGATATTCGGGAGACCATGTCAGAATATCTTGTGCGTCGGCTTGAAGAAATGCCGAACATTCACCTTCATCCGCAAACAGAGATTTCCGCGTTACACGGGAGTGCCACAGATCAGCTTGAAGATCTGCGCATGACCGGCGTAACGGTCAAATGTCGGGATGAAGAAAAGAAAATTGATACGCCGTTTGCCTTTCTTTTTGTTGGTGCAGCGCCTTTCACACAATGGCTGCCGGAGGGGGTACGTCGAGATGACAAAGGCTTTATCAAAACGGGCACAGCGCTGGAGCGGCTGGATCTGGTGCGGGCAGGCTGGAAGATTGAGCGATTGCCAACGCAATATGAGACAAGCAGGCCCCGCATTTATGCGGTTGGAGATGTGCGGGCAGGCTCGGTCAAACGTGTCGCCAGTGCTGTTGGTGAGGGCTCTGTCGTGGTCAGCGATATTCACCGGGCGATCAGTGATGTGGCCGGGAGCGCCATGTGA
- a CDS encoding PQQ-binding-like beta-propeller repeat protein — protein MAVSLSSGEFVWGQQTVTGDAWNGSCVVDGPNCPAEDGPDFDFGAPALLVTGHDGKDVIVAGQKSGMVFGLDPDNEGNVLWSQRAGMGGYNGGVHWGMASDGKVVHVGIADTPGHHMTTGPARQGVHTYRVEDGAEVWSVVEPPFCDRPERRCQIAISAAVTATPDIVFAGALNGLLNVHAADSGELLWRYDTNVAFDTVNGVDAKGGSIDATGPVVLDDMVVINSGYDKFGNISGNVLLAFGLADEGE, from the coding sequence GTGGCAGTGAGCCTGTCTTCAGGTGAGTTTGTCTGGGGGCAACAAACAGTCACAGGTGATGCCTGGAATGGCTCATGTGTTGTTGATGGTCCTAACTGCCCTGCAGAAGACGGACCTGATTTTGACTTCGGGGCTCCGGCTTTGCTGGTTACAGGCCATGACGGTAAAGACGTAATTGTCGCGGGGCAGAAGTCGGGCATGGTTTTTGGTCTTGATCCGGATAATGAAGGTAACGTTCTGTGGTCTCAGCGTGCCGGTATGGGCGGTTATAACGGGGGTGTTCACTGGGGCATGGCCAGTGACGGGAAAGTTGTGCATGTGGGTATTGCTGATACACCCGGCCATCACATGACCACCGGACCAGCAAGGCAAGGAGTGCACACCTACCGCGTTGAAGATGGCGCGGAAGTCTGGAGTGTGGTCGAACCTCCGTTCTGTGACAGGCCGGAGCGGCGCTGTCAGATAGCGATTTCTGCGGCTGTTACCGCTACACCTGATATCGTGTTTGCTGGTGCGTTGAATGGCCTGTTGAATGTCCATGCTGCAGACAGCGGTGAGCTTTTGTGGCGCTACGACACGAATGTTGCCTTCGATACTGTCAATGGCGTTGACGCAAAAGGCGGTTCGATTGACGCAACAGGGCCGGTCGTTCTGGACGATATGGTGGTTATCAATTCAGGGTATGATAAATTTGGCAATATTTCAGGTAACGTTCTACTCGCTTTTGGCCTTGCGGATGAGGGGGAATAA
- a CDS encoding Brp/Blh family beta-carotene 15,15'-dioxygenase, which yields MASKELVTTNKTMHGVTSVHRLILVGITIQLAIFSIIFGSIDLLSTNHLIFITVLIVLIGLPHGALDILVSKEAQIYKGILGFTLFHLGYVATAISVFILWLFAPVVSLVLFLLLSAWHFSCDWRETYNGLQRMLFGITLLSIPSLFFPEQISQIYSVLSGEDARIIMEFQRAICPAAVILSIASLVFNKSAHAIDIVCLYVLAATQHPIIFFAFYFCAYHSILHFTRELDNFSHYADRVRYPVVILYSILAILVTTPLLLSIFTSSLVSDVVISQIFIGLAALSLPHICLIEFKQRYSRT from the coding sequence ATGGCTTCTAAGGAGCTAGTTACCACTAACAAAACGATGCACGGAGTAACGTCCGTGCATCGCCTTATTCTGGTAGGGATTACAATACAACTCGCGATATTTTCGATAATATTTGGATCAATTGATCTTCTAAGTACAAATCACCTAATTTTTATTACGGTGCTGATCGTATTAATCGGCCTGCCCCACGGGGCTCTTGATATTCTAGTTTCAAAAGAAGCACAGATTTATAAAGGAATATTGGGCTTCACCCTTTTCCATTTGGGTTATGTGGCAACAGCTATCTCTGTGTTTATTTTATGGCTCTTCGCACCTGTTGTATCACTTGTACTGTTTCTCTTATTATCCGCATGGCACTTCAGTTGTGATTGGCGAGAAACCTACAACGGTCTGCAGCGTATGCTATTTGGAATAACTTTATTGTCGATCCCGTCCCTCTTCTTTCCGGAACAGATTAGCCAAATATACTCAGTACTTTCTGGTGAAGACGCTAGGATCATCATGGAGTTTCAGAGAGCTATTTGTCCCGCGGCAGTCATATTAAGCATCGCCAGTCTTGTTTTCAATAAGAGCGCTCACGCAATTGATATTGTTTGCCTCTACGTATTAGCAGCAACACAACATCCAATAATATTTTTTGCATTTTACTTTTGTGCGTATCACAGCATTCTTCATTTTACGCGAGAACTTGACAATTTTTCACACTATGCCGATCGGGTCCGTTACCCGGTCGTAATCCTATACAGTATCCTAGCGATTTTGGTTACAACTCCACTACTGCTGAGTATTTTCACATCCAGTCTTGTATCAGACGTCGTGATAAGCCAGATATTTATTGGTCTTGCCGCACTGAGCTTGCCACATATATGTCTGATAGAATTCAAACAACGATACAGTCGGACTTAA
- a CDS encoding bacteriorhodopsin-like — MEELLLDPSDYVGVSFWIISAAMVAATFFFWVERDRAVGKWKTSLTVAAMVTGIAAIHYFYMRDVWAQTGESPTVFRYVDWLLTVPLQIVEFYLILAAIAVVGAGLFWRLLAASIIMLVAGYLGEVNADNSSILWGLFVLGSAAWVYIIYEIFAGEASKINASAGTVSSKKAFNALRIIVTVGWAIYPLGYIYGYAGGGNIDLLNIIYNLADFVNKIAFGVVIWAAATSDDANQLAKA; from the coding sequence ATGGAAGAACTTCTGTTGGATCCAAGCGATTACGTCGGTGTTTCGTTTTGGATAATCTCGGCTGCAATGGTAGCAGCTACTTTTTTCTTCTGGGTAGAACGCGATCGTGCAGTTGGAAAGTGGAAAACATCGTTAACAGTAGCCGCAATGGTTACGGGCATTGCAGCAATCCACTACTTCTACATGCGTGATGTATGGGCACAAACAGGAGAAAGCCCAACCGTCTTTCGATACGTTGATTGGCTTCTAACGGTTCCCCTACAGATTGTTGAATTTTACCTAATTCTAGCTGCAATTGCGGTCGTAGGGGCAGGTTTGTTCTGGAGATTGTTGGCAGCTTCGATCATTATGCTTGTCGCAGGATATCTCGGCGAGGTAAACGCTGATAATTCAAGCATACTCTGGGGTTTATTTGTCTTAGGAAGCGCCGCTTGGGTATATATCATCTACGAAATCTTTGCCGGTGAAGCGAGCAAGATCAATGCTTCTGCTGGAACTGTTTCTAGTAAGAAAGCGTTTAACGCGCTCCGCATCATTGTAACGGTTGGATGGGCCATTTATCCCCTTGGATATATTTATGGCTATGCCGGTGGTGGAAACATCGACCTGCTAAACATAATTTATAACCTCGCTGATTTCGTAAATAAAATAGCATTTGGAGTGGTAATCTGGGCAGCTGCTACGAGTGACGACGCAAATCAGTTAGCGAAAGCTTAG
- a CDS encoding TetR/AcrR family transcriptional regulator — MSDLRPKKRRRYSPEIRRSMIMQCTADIVARDGVANLSMEQIGREAGVSKSLGCGLN, encoded by the coding sequence ATGAGTGATCTGCGCCCAAAGAAAAGACGACGATACAGCCCTGAAATTCGCCGGTCAATGATTATGCAGTGTACTGCTGATATTGTGGCTCGTGATGGCGTGGCCAATCTTTCCATGGAGCAGATTGGTCGGGAGGCAGGCGTCAGTAAGTCATTAGGGTGTGGACTCAATTGA
- a CDS encoding VOC family protein, with protein MAIFQVTFYSLLALRMRGNKMRLLVISLSAMALAGCGKETTSVPVPDQVQDPVVNAQMPLETGIKGVRYVSVTVSDIDQTLEFYNQGVQYEVVKRYQAPAESLFPMSRIGNHKDKEVEVALVKTPTVFLHLVDFDPSVTESPEVRSVSGPGYTHICFISPSSNSAYAKFRAAGMEMVSRGKEPVDLGGYGMRYAYGLDLDGTMVELEVDETPRRPDAFWVGHVANVTPDIEKMTAFYSDLLGYMPRRTAELFDNPKADEIANIDNVAIKAAWYSTGNLDLEFWQYTNPVTPPHSNSQMLDRIGYNSIAFEVQDLQKEVERLAGMGVAVIEDFRFQEGWRVAYFSDPDGNVFSLQQNESAAREESIDDLIWMHADVD; from the coding sequence TTGGCAATATTTCAGGTAACGTTCTACTCGCTTTTGGCCTTGCGGATGAGGGGGAATAAGATGCGCTTGCTCGTTATTAGTCTTTCGGCAATGGCTCTTGCAGGTTGCGGTAAAGAAACGACTTCTGTCCCCGTACCAGACCAGGTTCAGGATCCCGTTGTAAATGCGCAAATGCCACTTGAAACTGGCATAAAAGGTGTCCGGTATGTGAGTGTCACCGTTTCAGATATTGATCAAACGCTGGAGTTCTATAACCAGGGTGTTCAGTATGAGGTTGTAAAGCGCTATCAAGCGCCTGCCGAATCTCTTTTCCCAATGTCACGGATAGGAAATCACAAGGACAAAGAAGTTGAGGTCGCGCTTGTCAAGACGCCGACTGTATTCCTGCATCTGGTAGATTTTGATCCGTCAGTAACAGAGTCGCCAGAAGTCAGGTCTGTCTCAGGCCCAGGTTATACACATATTTGCTTTATTTCTCCTTCATCCAATTCGGCGTATGCGAAGTTTCGAGCCGCAGGTATGGAAATGGTCAGCCGGGGAAAGGAGCCGGTTGATCTTGGGGGGTATGGTATGCGGTATGCGTATGGCCTAGACCTTGATGGTACCATGGTCGAGCTTGAAGTGGATGAGACACCGCGCAGGCCAGATGCGTTTTGGGTTGGTCATGTTGCCAATGTCACGCCTGATATTGAAAAGATGACTGCTTTTTACAGTGACCTGCTGGGATATATGCCTCGCCGGACGGCAGAGCTGTTTGATAATCCCAAGGCTGACGAAATAGCGAACATTGATAATGTTGCGATCAAGGCTGCCTGGTACTCAACCGGCAATCTGGATCTTGAATTTTGGCAGTATACAAATCCGGTTACGCCACCACACTCAAATTCACAGATGCTCGATCGGATTGGCTATAATTCTATCGCGTTTGAAGTGCAAGATTTGCAAAAGGAAGTTGAGCGTCTTGCAGGTATGGGGGTGGCCGTGATTGAAGATTTTAGATTTCAAGAGGGCTGGCGCGTTGCCTATTTTTCCGACCCGGATGGAAACGTATTTTCATTACAGCAAAATGAATCTGCAGCTCGTGAAGAATCCATTGACGACTTGATCTGGATGCACGCGGATGTCGACTGA
- a CDS encoding DUF4287 domain-containing protein has product MIANMAEKTGKPLEDWIKLAKASGHDKHGAVVKFLKSEHGMMHGFANLVAHKTLKSDAGSATDEGQDLVAIQYGGAKAALKPIYDKIISGINNFGDDVEQAPKKAYVSVRRKKQFAIIQPSTITRVDVGINLQDHSPTERLEKSGSFNSMVSHRVRLQNPEDVDAELLGRLKSAYDSAS; this is encoded by the coding sequence ATGATCGCCAATATGGCTGAAAAAACTGGCAAACCCCTGGAAGACTGGATCAAACTGGCAAAAGCATCCGGGCATGACAAACATGGGGCTGTTGTAAAATTTCTGAAATCAGAACACGGCATGATGCATGGATTTGCCAATCTCGTTGCACACAAGACGCTAAAAAGTGATGCCGGTAGTGCCACTGATGAAGGTCAGGATCTTGTGGCAATACAATATGGTGGCGCGAAAGCAGCTTTGAAACCTATCTATGACAAGATTATTTCAGGGATAAATAATTTTGGCGATGATGTGGAGCAAGCGCCCAAGAAAGCGTATGTCAGTGTGCGCAGGAAAAAGCAATTTGCCATTATTCAACCCTCTACAATAACACGCGTAGATGTCGGCATTAACCTCCAGGATCACTCACCAACTGAAAGGCTTGAAAAATCTGGCTCTTTTAACAGCATGGTTTCACATCGTGTACGCCTGCAAAACCCTGAAGATGTAGATGCAGAACTTCTGGGCCGGCTGAAATCTGCTTATGATTCTGCCAGTTGA
- a CDS encoding GNAT family N-acetyltransferase → MIIREEKKSEHEEVRQLVMEAFGQKEEANLVDMLRSAREAVLSLVALEDERITGHILFSRMVAPTQTLGLAPVSVRPDRQGSGIGSALIREGIVRARRSGWHAVFVLGEPEYYRRFGFHQELAANFSSPYAGPYFMAQELQEGGLGDGMGDATYASAFSRLG, encoded by the coding sequence ATGATAATACGAGAGGAAAAAAAATCTGAACACGAAGAAGTTCGCCAACTCGTGATGGAAGCCTTTGGGCAGAAGGAGGAGGCAAATCTTGTTGATATGCTAAGGTCTGCCCGCGAAGCAGTGCTTTCGCTGGTTGCATTGGAAGATGAGCGCATCACCGGGCATATACTGTTTTCCAGAATGGTCGCACCGACGCAAACGCTGGGGCTTGCGCCTGTTTCTGTGCGGCCTGACCGTCAGGGAAGTGGTATTGGTTCAGCCTTGATCCGGGAAGGGATCGTCAGGGCTCGCCGATCAGGCTGGCATGCCGTTTTTGTTCTGGGAGAGCCTGAATATTACCGTCGTTTTGGTTTTCATCAGGAGTTGGCTGCAAATTTTTCTTCGCCTTATGCCGGCCCCTATTTCATGGCGCAGGAACTTCAGGAGGGTGGCCTCGGTGATGGAATGGGTGACGCGACGTATGCCTCCGCTTTCTCCCGTCTTGGCTGA
- a CDS encoding IS5 family transposase produces MSWNETTRTYYDRSFLRYASDLTDDEWALIEPEIPLPNRMGRPRKWPMREIMNALLYIASTGCQWRMLPRDFPPFSTVQKYFYWWRDDRLLEKINHRLLFECREAHGRSPHPSAGVIDSQSVKTTESGGITGFDAGKNIKGRKRHILTDTEGFLVTALVHAADVQDRDGAPAVLMEARDKFPWLRHIFADGGYAGDKLKRKLKKVGPFRMEIIKRSDKMKGFKVLPRRWVVERTFAWLGRSRRLAKDWERCWTSAIAWLFMAHIRIATRRLARACFI; encoded by the coding sequence ATGAGTTGGAATGAAACCACCCGCACATATTATGACCGCAGTTTCCTGCGCTATGCAAGTGATCTGACGGACGACGAATGGGCTTTGATTGAACCTGAAATACCTCTTCCAAATCGGATGGGGCGTCCTCGCAAGTGGCCGATGCGGGAGATCATGAACGCCTTGTTGTATATCGCGTCTACTGGCTGCCAATGGCGCATGTTACCAAGGGATTTCCCGCCTTTTTCGACGGTTCAGAAATATTTTTATTGGTGGCGTGATGACAGATTGCTGGAAAAGATCAATCACCGCCTGCTGTTTGAATGCCGCGAAGCACACGGCAGAAGCCCACACCCCAGCGCAGGTGTGATCGATAGCCAGTCGGTTAAAACCACAGAAAGTGGCGGTATTACTGGCTTTGACGCGGGCAAAAATATAAAAGGCCGCAAGCGGCATATTCTGACGGATACGGAAGGCTTTCTGGTGACAGCACTTGTGCATGCCGCGGATGTACAGGATCGCGACGGCGCACCAGCGGTGTTGATGGAAGCGCGAGACAAATTTCCATGGCTTCGCCATATCTTTGCCGATGGTGGCTATGCGGGAGATAAGCTAAAGCGCAAACTTAAAAAAGTCGGTCCATTCCGGATGGAAATCATCAAGCGATCCGATAAAATGAAAGGCTTTAAAGTCCTGCCCCGGCGATGGGTCGTAGAACGCACATTCGCATGGTTAGGGCGATCACGCCGTCTCGCCAAGGATTGGGAACGATGCTGGACCTCAGCTATCGCATGGCTATTCATGGCTCACATCCGTATCGCAACAAGACGACTGGCAAGAGCATGTTTCATATGA
- a CDS encoding GNAT family N-acetyltransferase translates to MSQYLFREAVETDLTAIIALLADDQLGQSREHVSDPPHRSYQEAFQAISVDPNQLMAVAAVEQEIVGCLQLSFIPGLSRRGMWRGQFESVRIAASHRGAGLGQSMLDWALEKCRARGCELVQLTTDKMRPDAIRFYERLGFSASHEGMKLAL, encoded by the coding sequence ATGAGCCAGTACCTCTTCAGAGAGGCAGTAGAGACAGATTTGACGGCCATTATCGCATTGTTGGCTGACGATCAGCTTGGCCAGTCGCGTGAACATGTTTCAGATCCACCACACAGGAGCTATCAAGAGGCATTTCAGGCTATAAGCGTGGACCCCAACCAGTTGATGGCAGTTGCTGCTGTTGAGCAGGAAATTGTTGGCTGTTTACAGCTCTCATTCATTCCGGGTCTGTCCCGACGCGGCATGTGGCGCGGCCAGTTTGAGAGTGTTCGCATCGCAGCATCGCATCGTGGTGCCGGTTTGGGTCAGTCGATGCTCGACTGGGCTTTGGAAAAATGCAGAGCCAGAGGTTGTGAACTCGTGCAGTTGACCACCGACAAGATGCGGCCTGACGCTATTCGGTTTTATGAAAGGCTGGGTTTTAGCGCCAGTCATGAGGGAATGAAACTGGCATTATAG